The sequence CAGTCCACGGCGCTGCAGCTGCTGGTGGTGGAGGACACCGCCGCCGAGATCGAGGTCTACCGGCGCTGGGCCTCCGAACACCGGGTGGACGGCTTCGTCCTGATAGACCTGCAGGTGCGCGACCCTCGGGTGCCGGTGCTGGAGGAGCTCGCGGTGCCGACGGTGGTGCTCGGCGGGCCCGGCCGGCACGGCACGCTGCCCAGCGTCTGGGCCGACGACCGGGAGGCGATGCTCTCGATCGTCGACTACCTGGCGGCGCTCGGGCACCGCCGGATCGCGCACCTGGCCGGCCTGCCCGCCTTCCAGCACACCCAGCGGCGGATCCGCGCACTGCGCGACTCGGCCAAGCGGCTCGGGCTGGACGAGGCGGTCTCGGTGCCCACCGACTTCAGCGACGCCGAGGGGGCCGCCGCCACCCGTACGCTGCTCTCCCGCCGGGAGCGGCCGACCGCGATCATCTACGACAGCGACGTGATGGCGGTGGCCGGGCTCGGGGTGGCCACCGAGATGGGCGTGGCCGTGCCGCAGCAGCTCTCGGTGGTCTCCTTCGACGACTCGGTGCTGACCCGGATCGTCCACCCGCCGCTCACCGCGCTCTCCCGCGACACCTTCGCGCTCGGCGAGCAGGTGGCCCGGGCGCTGCTCGCCGCGATCGCGGACCCGGCCGCCGCCCAGGACCGCAAGACGGCCACGCCGCGACTGACGGTGCGGGAGAGCACGGGCGCACCGGGGCACTGAGCAGGGCCGCTGCGGCTCCCACCATCACCCCTTTGGTCCACACCAGGACCAGAGCATTGACGCGCCCGCTAAATCGTTTTAGCGTCCCGGAGGCGAGGCGCCCGTCGACCCTCGGGCGCTCCCCCAGCACGGAGGTACCCGATGCCCCGTCACCTCACCTCGACCTGTTCGGCCCTGCTCGCCGTCGGCGCCCTGGCACTCGGCACCACCACGGCCACCGCCGCCGGGCCGGCGCACGCCGCCACCCCCGCCCACCACGTGGTGGCCTACTACCAGACCCAGTACAGCAACGGGAGTTACGTCTCCCCGCTGCCACTGCGCGGTACCGCCACCGACATCGACGTGGCCGCCGTCCACCTCAACAGCGACCACACCGTCCACCTCAACGACGACCCGCCGTCCGCCGCCAAGTTCACCCGGATGTGGGCCGACCTGGCCGCCCTGCAGGCCTCCGGCATCAGAACCGAGGCGATGGTCGGCGGCGCCGCCCAGGGCAGCTTCGCCAACCTGGCCAACGACTTCAACACCTTCTACCCGCTGCTGCGCGACACCCTGCGCACCTACCACTTCGACGGCGTCGACCTCGACATCGAGGAGACCTTCTCGCTCGCCGACACCGAGCACCTGATCACCCAGTTGCGCACCGACTTCGGCAGCGGCTTCGTGATCAACCTGGCACCCGTGGCGAGCGACCTGTCCGGCGGCTCCACCTTCTCCGGCGGGTTCGACTACGCCCAGCTGGAAGCCGATCTGGGCAGCCGGATCTCCTGGTACAACGCCCAGTTCTACTGCGGCTGGGGATCACTCTCGGCCGGCTACGACTACGACGACGTGGTGGCCAACGGCTTCGCCCCGTCCCGGGTGGTCGCCGGCACCGTGACCAACTCCGCCAACTGCTCCGGCTACGTCCGCCCGAACCGGCTGGGCTCGACGCTCAGGTCGCTGGCCGCGAAGTACCCCGGTTTCGGCGGGGTCGCGGGTTGGGAGTACTTCAACGCCGTCCCCGTGAACGGCACCGGTCCGGCGAGCTGGTACGCCGCGGCCAAGAAGGCGATGGGCTGAGCGGCCACCGCCTCCAGCTCGACGAGCCTCGACGGGCTTCACCCAGAGAGAGGATCGACCCCGTGCCGGTCAGCATCACCGCCGTGCAGAGCACCGACCTGTTCGTCGGCACCGAGGAGGCTCCGCGCCAGGTGCTCCGGGTGACCCTGGACGGTCCGCCGTCCCGGATCACCGTCACCGGTCCCGGCGTCCACGGCGAGGCGACCGGCACGGGGGCGGTCGACGTCCCGCTCGCTCTCACCGTCCCGGCCGAGCCCGGCACTTCACTCCCGGTCACCGTCACCGCCGGGAGCGGCCGAGCCGCCGGGACCCTGGTCGTGGCCGAA is a genomic window of Kitasatospora azatica KCTC 9699 containing:
- a CDS encoding LacI family DNA-binding transcriptional regulator, coding for MGRPTIADIARQAGVSKGAVSFALNGRPGVSEQTRRRILQVAEEMNWRPHSAARALGGARAGAVGLVLARPARTVGVEPFFAQLLSGLQAGLSVQSTALQLLVVEDTAAEIEVYRRWASEHRVDGFVLIDLQVRDPRVPVLEELAVPTVVLGGPGRHGTLPSVWADDREAMLSIVDYLAALGHRRIAHLAGLPAFQHTQRRIRALRDSAKRLGLDEAVSVPTDFSDAEGAAATRTLLSRRERPTAIIYDSDVMAVAGLGVATEMGVAVPQQLSVVSFDDSVLTRIVHPPLTALSRDTFALGEQVARALLAAIADPAAAQDRKTATPRLTVRESTGAPGH
- a CDS encoding glycosyl hydrolase family 18 protein; translated protein: MPRHLTSTCSALLAVGALALGTTTATAAGPAHAATPAHHVVAYYQTQYSNGSYVSPLPLRGTATDIDVAAVHLNSDHTVHLNDDPPSAAKFTRMWADLAALQASGIRTEAMVGGAAQGSFANLANDFNTFYPLLRDTLRTYHFDGVDLDIEETFSLADTEHLITQLRTDFGSGFVINLAPVASDLSGGSTFSGGFDYAQLEADLGSRISWYNAQFYCGWGSLSAGYDYDDVVANGFAPSRVVAGTVTNSANCSGYVRPNRLGSTLRSLAAKYPGFGGVAGWEYFNAVPVNGTGPASWYAAAKKAMG